A single region of the Acetivibrio cellulolyticus CD2 genome encodes:
- a CDS encoding dockerin type I repeat-containing protein, with the protein MFKFVKLLLFVPVVLLVSQIVNVSGMGIAVFAEEGIVNDNVAIYGDVNGDNKVNSLDFAYMRQYLLGIITNFPYDNGIKAADVDGNGAFSSIDFGFMRQYLLGKIDDFPVNNQTPTITPTPTLSTQTIMPTVTPTSTAALSEFIQSKPSNLNVIISDSNSIELSWDMVEGAVAYEVLKNEVSIRTTEILKFTDSSLTEGLDYTYSIKAINDKGENSLDSDKVIVNTGEATINSNTILNENRFYKSLILDNGASLDLNGYVLDVQLNFVQINGIVNINSGRLKIGSDYSIKNDGILQMINESDYVYVGGDFTTASRYDYTDENRNKYFSAGIIEVKGSFNCINDDSFRATGSHKVILSGNAEQEVNSTYIYDEALRNSYAMFNELEIKNEAGVRFDSEISIRKMQGNYKVAGKLTLNYVETITGDVKIEGDLKLIRGVLDLSGHIFSVTGNFTQSSEVLSNTVKVNKGRLEVNGNYCVGSETETYDRYSMLQMIDEADYVYVGGNLTIMSGYNYFYELNQGKSDIEYFKAGILEVKGDFNCLHSQCFVASGSHKVILSGNSEQMVNNSYLDGGTLYNSCPVFNELEIKNETGIRFDMSIGIRKMKGNYKVIGELGLAIELPLAEDVKIEGDLKYVGSNLDLGGHNFIVTGNFTQTSGYHNSILNVNKGKLEVHGNYTINTDAKFEGYSYATLQMTNEEDYVYVGGDFTTYSMGDHSDYLTAGTLEIKGDFNQTSNPLNFAASGTHKTILSGDTVQTVTFENPETSSFNVLKLTKPIDTGYIFSTTPVWKTLEQ; encoded by the coding sequence TTGTTTAAGTTTGTCAAATTATTATTGTTTGTACCAGTTGTTTTATTGGTAAGTCAGATTGTTAATGTATCAGGAATGGGTATTGCTGTTTTTGCTGAGGAAGGGATAGTTAATGATAATGTGGCTATATATGGAGATGTAAATGGAGATAACAAGGTCAATTCATTAGACTTTGCTTATATGAGACAATACCTTCTAGGGATTATAACTAACTTCCCATACGACAATGGGATTAAGGCAGCAGATGTAGATGGAAATGGAGCGTTTAGTTCAATTGATTTCGGATTTATGAGGCAATATCTGCTTGGAAAAATTGATGATTTTCCTGTAAATAATCAAACACCAACGATAACCCCGACTCCAACGCTGTCAACACAAACAATAATGCCAACAGTAACGCCAACATCTACTGCAGCATTAAGCGAATTTATTCAATCAAAACCATCAAATCTTAATGTAATAATAAGTGATTCAAATAGCATTGAATTATCCTGGGACATGGTTGAGGGTGCAGTGGCATATGAAGTGTTAAAAAATGAAGTTTCTATTAGAACAACGGAGATTCTTAAATTCACTGATTCAAGTTTAACGGAAGGGTTAGATTATACATATTCTATAAAAGCTATAAATGATAAGGGAGAAAATTCTCTTGATAGTGATAAAGTAATTGTAAATACCGGAGAGGCAACTATAAATTCTAATACTATTTTAAATGAAAATCGGTTTTATAAAAGTTTGATTCTAGATAATGGAGCATCACTTGATCTCAATGGTTATGTACTTGATGTTCAATTGAATTTTGTTCAGATTAATGGAATAGTGAACATAAACTCAGGAAGATTGAAGATTGGAAGCGACTATTCAATTAAAAACGATGGCATACTCCAGATGATAAATGAATCAGACTATGTGTATGTTGGAGGGGATTTTACAACAGCAAGTAGATATGATTACACTGATGAAAATAGAAATAAGTACTTTTCTGCAGGAATAATTGAGGTAAAAGGAAGCTTTAATTGCATAAATGATGATAGCTTTAGAGCAACAGGAAGCCATAAGGTTATTTTGTCAGGGAATGCAGAACAGGAAGTTAATAGTACTTATATTTATGATGAAGCGCTCCGAAATAGCTATGCTATGTTTAATGAACTGGAAATAAAGAATGAAGCAGGAGTGAGATTCGATTCGGAAATATCAATAAGAAAAATGCAAGGTAACTATAAAGTTGCAGGGAAATTAACACTAAATTATGTTGAGACTATAACTGGAGATGTAAAAATTGAAGGAGATTTAAAGCTTATAAGAGGGGTTTTAGATTTATCTGGGCATATTTTTTCAGTAACTGGTAACTTTACTCAGTCTTCAGAAGTATTATCAAATACAGTAAAAGTAAATAAAGGCAGGTTAGAAGTGAATGGGAATTATTGTGTAGGCTCTGAAACAGAGACTTATGACCGTTATTCAATGCTACAAATGATAGATGAAGCTGATTATGTTTATGTTGGTGGGAACTTAACAATAATGAGTGGATATAATTACTTTTACGAATTAAATCAAGGTAAAAGTGATATTGAATACTTTAAAGCAGGTATACTGGAAGTAAAAGGGGATTTTAACTGTCTGCATTCGCAATGTTTTGTAGCTTCAGGGAGCCACAAAGTAATATTATCAGGTAATTCTGAACAGATGGTTAACAATAGCTACTTGGATGGTGGAACTCTTTATAATAGTTGTCCTGTATTTAATGAATTAGAAATAAAAAATGAAACTGGAATAAGATTTGATATGTCAATAGGTATTAGAAAAATGAAAGGTAACTATAAAGTTATTGGTGAATTGGGATTGGCAATTGAACTACCCTTAGCAGAAGATGTAAAAATTGAAGGGGATTTAAAATATGTTGGTTCAAATCTCGACTTGGGTGGACATAACTTTATAGTAACAGGAAATTTTACTCAGACTTCCGGCTATCATAATTCTATATTAAATGTAAATAAAGGAAAACTTGAGGTTCATGGAAATTATACGATTAACACTGATGCAAAGTTTGAAGGTTATTCTTATGCGACGCTTCAAATGACAAATGAAGAGGATTATGTATATGTAGGAGGAGATTTTACTACTTACAGTATGGGCGATCATAGTGATTACCTCACAGCCGGAACGCTTGAAATAAAGGGTGATTTTAATCAAACAAGTAACCCACTAAATTTCGCTGCATCAGGAACACACAAAACCATATTGTCAGGAGATACAGTACAAACTGTAACCTTTGAAAATCCGGAGACATCTTCATTCAATGTACTTAAACTCACAAAACCCATTGATACAGGCTACATATTTAGTACAACACCTGTATGGAAGACGCTAGAACAGTGA
- the ileS gene encoding isoleucine--tRNA ligase, with product MYKKVSTNLNFVDREKEVLKYWKDNKIFEKSIEMREGGETFTFYDGPPTANGKPHIGHILTRVIKDIVPRYKTMKGYKVLRKAGWDTHGLPVELEVEKLLGIDGKPEIEKFGVEPFIANCKKSVWKYKGEWEQMSDRVGYWADMEEPYITYDNNYIESVWWALKRIWDQDLLYKGHKIVPYCPRCGTSLSSHEVAQGYKDVKEPSIYVKFQVKGEKNVYLMAWTTTPWTLPSNVALTVNPRETYVKVKCSDEVYILAEALAPSVLKEEYEVLEKMDGKSMIGMEYEPLFDFVKVDKKAYYVAGGDFVTLTDGTGIVHTAPAFGEDDAKVGREYDLPFLQAVNDRGNFIEAVTPWKGMFVKDADPKIIEHLEGRNLIYKKLDYEHSYPFCWRCDTHLLYYAMDTWFVKMTAVKDKLLKNNNKINWLPDNIREGRMGNFLENVVDWGLSRSRYWGTPLPIWECECGHRHVIGSIAELKEMGENVPDDIELHKPFIDNVFLKCPKCNTGKMKRVSEVIDCWFDSGSMPFAQWHYPFENQEIFKDNYPADFISEAIDQTRGWFYTLLAISTLLFDEPAFKNVIVLGHVNDKDGIKMSKHKGNVVDPWTVLDKQGADAVRWYFYINSAPWLPNRFYEEAVSESQRKFMGTLWNTYAFYVLYAGIDQFDPKQYKLEYEKLSVMDKWVLSKMNTLIATVDKNLANYRITESARAIQEFTDDLSNWYVRRSRERFWQKDMTQDKINAYMTLYTVLVQLITVSAPFVPFVAEEIYSNLVRNIDSNAPESVHLCDFPVADEKIIDKELEKNMDLVLKLVVLGRACRNTANIKNRQPAARVYVKAGFELPEMFNELVKDELNVKEVVFTEDARRFTKYKFKPQLRTLGSRYGKLVPSIAKVLTEIDDNMVMEKFAKGEKVTFELEGTTVELAEADVLIETSQKDGFVSEAEKDTTVVLDTNLTPELIEEGFVREIISKIQTMRKEAGFEVQDHIRLFFANNTKITEIIDSNKAIIADETLADEIIEGSSDGYSKEWNINGEKVNFTVVKI from the coding sequence ATGTATAAAAAAGTTTCGACAAACCTCAATTTTGTCGACAGAGAAAAGGAAGTTCTGAAATACTGGAAAGACAACAAAATATTTGAGAAAAGTATCGAAATGAGAGAAGGTGGAGAGACATTCACTTTTTATGATGGCCCTCCAACAGCAAACGGTAAGCCTCACATTGGTCATATACTGACTCGTGTTATAAAGGATATTGTTCCAAGGTATAAGACAATGAAGGGCTATAAAGTTTTAAGAAAGGCCGGATGGGATACTCATGGACTTCCTGTTGAGCTTGAAGTTGAAAAGTTGCTCGGAATAGATGGAAAGCCTGAAATCGAAAAGTTTGGTGTTGAACCCTTTATTGCAAACTGTAAAAAAAGCGTATGGAAATATAAGGGCGAATGGGAGCAAATGAGTGACAGAGTTGGTTACTGGGCTGACATGGAAGAACCTTATATAACTTATGATAACAATTATATCGAATCGGTTTGGTGGGCTCTGAAAAGAATATGGGATCAGGATCTTTTGTACAAAGGTCACAAAATTGTGCCTTATTGTCCACGCTGTGGAACTTCACTTTCAAGCCACGAAGTTGCGCAGGGCTATAAGGATGTTAAAGAACCTTCAATCTACGTTAAATTCCAGGTTAAAGGTGAGAAGAATGTTTACCTCATGGCATGGACGACAACACCATGGACACTTCCATCAAACGTAGCGCTTACAGTAAATCCACGTGAAACCTATGTAAAGGTTAAGTGTTCTGATGAGGTATATATATTAGCAGAAGCTTTGGCTCCTTCTGTATTGAAGGAAGAATATGAAGTACTTGAGAAAATGGATGGCAAGTCTATGATCGGTATGGAATATGAGCCTTTATTTGATTTTGTGAAGGTTGACAAGAAAGCTTACTATGTTGCAGGCGGCGACTTTGTAACTTTGACAGACGGTACTGGAATCGTTCATACAGCACCTGCATTTGGTGAAGATGATGCCAAAGTGGGCAGAGAATATGATTTACCTTTCCTTCAAGCCGTTAATGACCGCGGTAACTTTATTGAAGCTGTTACACCTTGGAAAGGTATGTTTGTTAAGGATGCAGATCCTAAGATTATTGAACACCTTGAAGGCAGAAATTTAATATACAAAAAGCTTGATTATGAACACTCGTACCCGTTCTGTTGGAGATGTGATACACATCTTCTGTACTATGCAATGGATACCTGGTTTGTAAAGATGACAGCTGTTAAGGATAAGCTTCTTAAGAATAACAACAAGATTAACTGGCTGCCTGATAATATCAGGGAAGGTCGTATGGGTAACTTCCTTGAGAATGTTGTGGATTGGGGACTTAGCCGTTCAAGGTATTGGGGAACTCCACTGCCTATATGGGAATGTGAATGCGGTCACCGCCATGTAATTGGAAGTATTGCCGAACTTAAGGAAATGGGTGAAAATGTCCCAGATGACATAGAACTTCACAAGCCATTTATAGATAATGTTTTCTTGAAATGTCCGAAATGTAACACCGGTAAGATGAAGAGGGTATCCGAAGTTATAGACTGCTGGTTTGATTCAGGTTCAATGCCTTTTGCACAGTGGCACTACCCATTTGAAAACCAGGAGATTTTCAAGGATAACTACCCTGCAGACTTTATAAGTGAAGCTATTGACCAGACAAGAGGATGGTTCTATACTCTGCTTGCAATATCAACGCTTCTCTTTGATGAGCCGGCATTTAAAAACGTTATAGTTTTAGGTCATGTAAATGATAAAGACGGAATAAAGATGAGCAAACACAAGGGTAATGTTGTTGACCCATGGACTGTACTTGATAAACAGGGTGCCGATGCTGTTCGCTGGTACTTCTATATAAATAGTGCCCCATGGCTTCCAAACCGTTTCTATGAAGAAGCTGTAAGCGAAAGCCAGAGAAAGTTTATGGGTACACTCTGGAATACCTATGCCTTTTATGTGCTGTATGCAGGTATAGACCAGTTTGATCCAAAGCAATACAAGCTTGAATATGAAAAGCTCTCTGTTATGGATAAATGGGTATTGTCAAAAATGAATACTTTAATTGCAACTGTTGACAAGAACCTGGCAAATTACAGGATAACCGAGTCAGCAAGAGCTATTCAGGAATTTACAGATGATTTGAGTAACTGGTACGTAAGAAGAAGCAGAGAGCGTTTCTGGCAGAAGGATATGACACAGGACAAGATAAATGCTTACATGACACTTTACACAGTTCTTGTTCAATTAATTACAGTTTCAGCACCTTTTGTACCATTTGTAGCTGAAGAGATTTACAGCAACCTTGTAAGAAATATTGACAGCAACGCTCCGGAAAGTGTTCATTTGTGCGATTTCCCAGTTGCTGACGAGAAGATCATAGACAAGGAACTTGAAAAGAATATGGACCTTGTTTTAAAACTGGTTGTATTAGGACGTGCTTGCAGAAATACTGCAAACATAAAAAACCGTCAACCAGCTGCAAGGGTGTATGTAAAAGCTGGCTTTGAGCTTCCCGAAATGTTCAATGAGCTTGTCAAAGACGAGTTGAACGTGAAAGAAGTAGTGTTTACTGAAGATGCAAGGCGTTTTACCAAGTATAAGTTCAAGCCTCAGCTCAGAACTTTAGGTTCAAGGTACGGTAAGCTTGTTCCGTCGATAGCCAAAGTTCTTACTGAAATAGATGATAACATGGTTATGGAAAAGTTCGCTAAAGGCGAGAAGGTGACTTTTGAGCTTGAAGGTACGACTGTCGAACTTGCTGAGGCTGACGTATTAATTGAGACTTCTCAGAAGGATGGATTTGTGTCCGAAGCTGAAAAGGATACAACGGTTGTTTTAGATACGAATCTTACACCTGAGCTTATTGAAGAAGGTTTTGTACGTGAAATAATTAGCAAGATCCAGACAATGAGGAAGGAAGCAGGATTTGAGGTTCAGGATCATATCAGGTTATTCTTTGCTAATAACACAAAGATTACTGAGATAATAGATAGCAACAAGGCGATAATTGCAGATGAAACACTTGCAGATGAGATCATCGAAGGAAGTTCTGATGGCTATAGTAAAGAATGGAACATTAATGGTGAAAAAGTCAATTTTACTGTAGTAAAGATATAA
- the proS gene encoding proline--tRNA ligase: protein MSNNKDKKLVEAITSMDVDFAQWYTDIVKKADLVDYSSVRGCMIIRPYGYAIWENIQKTLDARFKETGHENVYMPMFIPESLLQKEKDHVEGFAPEVAWVTHGGQEELAEKLCVRPTSETLFCDHYSNIIQSYRDLPKLYNQWCSVVRWEKTTRPFLRTVEFLWQEGHTAHATAEDAQEETIKMLNVYADFCEKVLAIPVIKGQKTDKEKFAGAKATFTIESLMHDGKALQSGTSHNFGDGFAQAFGIQYTDQNNQLQYVHQTSWGVSTRLIGGIIMVHGDDNGLVLPPKIAPIQVVVIPVSQHKEGVLEKAYAIRDRLAAKGIRVKIDDSDKMPGWKYSEYEMKGVPIRLEIGPKDIEKNQAVLVTRVSREKLFISLDELEGKVSETLDKVQDELYNKALEMRNKKTYKAVNLEEFETILKETPGFIKAMWCGDRKCEETIKEKTAATARCIPFEQEKISDKCVCCGKEAKHMLYWGKAY from the coding sequence ATGTCAAACAATAAGGACAAAAAGCTGGTTGAGGCAATAACCTCAATGGATGTTGACTTTGCTCAATGGTATACGGATATTGTAAAGAAAGCGGATTTGGTTGATTATTCAAGCGTAAGGGGTTGTATGATAATACGACCTTACGGCTATGCGATATGGGAAAATATACAAAAGACCTTAGATGCAAGGTTTAAAGAGACTGGGCATGAAAATGTTTATATGCCTATGTTTATACCAGAAAGTTTGCTGCAAAAAGAAAAGGACCATGTTGAAGGTTTTGCGCCTGAAGTTGCATGGGTTACACATGGGGGGCAGGAAGAGCTTGCTGAAAAGCTTTGTGTGAGACCGACATCAGAAACTCTATTCTGCGATCATTATTCAAATATAATACAATCCTATAGAGATCTACCAAAGCTTTATAATCAATGGTGTTCTGTTGTAAGATGGGAAAAGACGACCCGTCCTTTCTTAAGAACTGTAGAATTCTTATGGCAGGAGGGTCACACGGCACACGCAACTGCAGAGGATGCGCAGGAAGAAACTATAAAAATGTTGAATGTATATGCCGATTTCTGCGAGAAGGTACTTGCAATTCCTGTTATTAAAGGACAAAAGACCGATAAGGAAAAATTTGCTGGAGCTAAGGCAACCTTCACTATTGAGAGTTTGATGCATGATGGAAAAGCTCTTCAATCAGGTACATCTCACAACTTTGGAGATGGTTTTGCTCAAGCTTTTGGTATTCAATACACAGATCAAAACAACCAGCTCCAATATGTTCACCAGACTTCATGGGGAGTTTCAACACGTCTGATTGGTGGAATAATAATGGTACACGGAGACGACAACGGATTAGTGCTTCCTCCGAAGATAGCTCCTATTCAAGTAGTTGTAATACCTGTCTCACAGCACAAGGAAGGCGTATTGGAAAAAGCATATGCTATAAGGGACAGGTTAGCAGCAAAAGGTATCAGAGTTAAGATTGATGACTCAGACAAGATGCCTGGATGGAAGTATAGCGAATATGAAATGAAGGGTGTGCCTATAAGACTTGAGATTGGGCCAAAGGATATTGAAAAGAATCAGGCAGTACTTGTAACAAGGGTTTCAAGGGAGAAGTTGTTCATATCATTAGATGAGTTGGAAGGTAAGGTGTCTGAAACGTTAGATAAGGTGCAGGACGAACTTTACAATAAAGCTCTGGAGATGAGAAACAAGAAGACCTATAAAGCTGTAAACCTTGAAGAATTTGAAACTATTCTTAAAGAAACCCCAGGATTTATTAAAGCTATGTGGTGTGGTGACAGGAAATGTGAAGAGACTATTAAGGAAAAGACAGCAGCAACTGCCCGTTGCATACCATTTGAGCAGGAGAAGATATCAGATAAGTGTGTATGTTGTGGAAAAGAAGCAAAACATATGCTATATTGGGGTAAAGCATATTAA
- a CDS encoding CvfB family protein: MIELGKIQKLEVVRNAQIGVYLNSRGNKDKDAILLPNNQVLEGTGIGDEVEVFVYKDSEDRVIATMKKPKLTIGELAVLRVVDTTRIGAFLDWGLEKDLFLPFREQIGNVKKGCTYLVGMYIDSSNRLCATMNIYNLLSSESPYKQNDRVKGTVYSISKSIGAFVAVDNKYQGLIPNKELYGSYAEGDIVDARVNRVRQDGKLELSLRKEAYNEIEEDAQKIMERLKLTGGTLPINDSSTPEHIKAELSISKAAFKRAVGRLLKEGAIEITDEGIKRVW; the protein is encoded by the coding sequence ATGATAGAATTGGGGAAAATTCAGAAACTGGAAGTTGTTAGAAATGCACAAATTGGAGTGTATTTAAATTCAAGAGGCAATAAAGACAAAGATGCTATTTTACTGCCTAACAATCAAGTGCTTGAGGGAACTGGCATAGGAGATGAAGTAGAAGTATTTGTTTACAAAGATTCGGAAGACAGAGTGATAGCAACTATGAAAAAACCTAAGCTGACAATTGGAGAACTGGCGGTGTTAAGAGTAGTCGACACAACGAGAATAGGGGCATTTCTTGACTGGGGATTAGAGAAGGACTTATTTCTACCTTTCAGGGAACAGATAGGTAATGTTAAAAAAGGGTGCACATATTTGGTAGGAATGTATATAGACAGTAGCAATAGACTATGTGCAACAATGAATATATATAATCTCCTTAGCAGTGAATCGCCATATAAGCAAAATGACAGAGTTAAAGGAACTGTCTACAGCATAAGTAAAAGTATAGGAGCTTTTGTAGCCGTGGATAATAAGTATCAAGGTTTGATTCCTAATAAGGAGTTATATGGCAGCTATGCTGAAGGTGACATTGTAGATGCAAGAGTCAACAGGGTCAGGCAAGATGGAAAATTAGAGTTAAGCCTAAGAAAAGAGGCCTACAATGAAATCGAAGAAGATGCACAAAAAATAATGGAAAGGTTAAAATTAACTGGAGGCACTCTACCAATTAATGATAGCAGCACCCCAGAACATATAAAGGCTGAATTAAGTATAAGTAAAGCGGCTTTTAAGAGAGCTGTCGGGAGGCTCCTAAAAGAGGGAGCAATAGAAATTACAGATGAGGGTATTAAGAGAGTGTGGTAA
- a CDS encoding DEAD/DEAH box helicase, with the protein MDFEKLNIITPILKAICEEGYTTPTLIQQQAIPVILEGRDLLGCAQTGTGKTAAFAIPLLQTLYKERTNLKGQRIVKGLILTPTRELAIQIGESLEAYGRYTGIKHAVIFGGVSQVPQVNKLRSGVDIIVATPGRLLDLMNQKYINVSCLKMLILDEADRMLDMGFSFDVKKIISRLTDTRQTLLFSATMPKEITKMVDAILKNPVKVEVTPVSSTVDTIEQNVYFVEQKDKKSLLIKLLKNRAIESVLVFTRTKHGADKIAKDLAKLSITAQAIHGDKSQVARQIALNNFKLKRTRVLVATDIAARGIDIQELSHIINFDLPNVPETYVHRIGRTGRAGMVGTALSFCDREEMGYLRAIQKLISKKIPVVEEQPYSMRFA; encoded by the coding sequence TTGGATTTTGAAAAACTAAACATTATCACACCTATATTGAAAGCTATATGCGAAGAAGGATACACTACACCTACTCTTATACAACAACAGGCTATACCGGTTATTCTTGAAGGCAGGGACCTGCTCGGGTGTGCGCAAACTGGCACAGGAAAAACAGCAGCATTTGCTATTCCCTTGTTACAGACTCTTTATAAGGAAAGGACAAACTTAAAAGGGCAACGGATAGTTAAAGGCTTAATACTGACACCAACACGTGAGCTGGCAATCCAGATAGGCGAAAGCCTTGAGGCGTATGGAAGGTATACCGGAATTAAGCATGCTGTGATTTTTGGTGGTGTATCTCAAGTTCCCCAGGTGAATAAATTAAGATCGGGTGTAGATATTATTGTTGCAACTCCAGGGCGGCTGCTTGACTTGATGAACCAAAAATATATAAATGTGAGCTGTTTAAAGATGCTTATATTGGATGAGGCAGATCGTATGCTTGATATGGGATTTTCATTTGATGTGAAAAAAATTATATCCAGGTTGACGGATACAAGACAAACACTTTTGTTTTCAGCTACTATGCCCAAGGAAATCACAAAGATGGTAGACGCAATTTTAAAGAATCCGGTTAAGGTTGAAGTAACACCTGTTTCTTCTACGGTGGATACCATTGAACAAAATGTTTATTTTGTAGAACAGAAAGATAAAAAATCCTTGCTGATAAAGTTGCTGAAAAACAGGGCTATCGAATCTGTTCTTGTATTTACGCGTACAAAGCATGGGGCAGACAAGATTGCCAAAGATTTGGCAAAACTGAGTATTACTGCCCAAGCTATCCATGGGGATAAATCCCAGGTAGCTAGACAGATTGCTTTGAACAATTTCAAGTTAAAACGTACAAGGGTGCTTGTTGCTACTGATATTGCAGCAAGAGGAATCGATATTCAAGAACTGTCTCATATTATTAATTTTGACTTACCCAATGTGCCTGAAACCTACGTTCATCGCATTGGAAGAACTGGAAGAGCAGGAATGGTAGGAACAGCATTGTCGTTTTGCGATAGAGAAGAGATGGGCTACTTAAGAGCTATACAAAAACTCATATCCAAGAAAATACCTGTAGTAGAAGAACAGCCTTATTCAATGAGATTTGCGTAA
- the rpoZ gene encoding DNA-directed RNA polymerase subunit omega — translation MIEPSISSLMEKVDSRYTLCILVGKRARQLTDGARSLTESSSSKVVTTAANEVNENMITYVRTKSGIK, via the coding sequence ATGATTGAACCTTCAATAAGTTCATTAATGGAGAAAGTAGACAGCAGATATACACTATGTATTCTAGTAGGAAAGAGGGCAAGGCAGTTGACAGATGGTGCTCGTAGTCTTACGGAAAGCAGTTCTAGTAAAGTAGTAACTACTGCAGCAAACGAGGTTAATGAAAATATGATAACTTACGTAAGAACAAAGAGTGGTATTAAATAG
- a CDS encoding N-acetylmuramoyl-L-alanine amidase family protein, translated as MKKYYSVILGVIICFLVFVNITPAATQNDLKIKVDGVLLKSDVSPIQVNNRLLVPVRVLVEKLGASVKWNEKTKKVSVLLNNINIEMKINDVNVSVNGKNEKLDVPAKLINGRTMVPLRFLSEQFNLNVDWISNKKLVTINHSKLISVECTKSGDKASLELKLDYFKNYNIIKLSDPERIVIDFPNVDTSEKQEVLNTNNGVINTVRYAHFNDPSNGIDAARIVLDLTGQSKYQIKKTDTEFIMTVETSEAEDSETSSLNRGGDRRILDLLKNIAYENKGDRVSLFLKGILLNEVGSDVKKFYREVYDDNKYTITFSTDLGNVGTGKMVIDDEVLSYIEVKTDKAKKETSIIFNAKDSFFYEVVARPDDTINDTAITILKPAQKGEKLIVIDPGHGGYESGAVYKGVYEKNLNLDIALRLNKLLKSKNIKTYIIRQDDSFVGLYERAYIANDLNAKLFVSIHNNASEIPVCGTETLYFPSGSNSNGLTGQDFAETIQKKLVNRLETKNRGIIERPNLVVLKATKMPAVLTEVGFMTNDNEFAKLCEPEFRQKAAQALCDAIVSSLEKIK; from the coding sequence ATGAAGAAATACTATTCTGTGATACTGGGTGTTATTATATGTTTTCTTGTGTTTGTCAATATTACCCCAGCGGCAACTCAGAATGATCTAAAAATAAAAGTTGATGGGGTTCTTTTAAAGTCAGATGTATCTCCGATTCAAGTGAATAACAGATTATTGGTACCGGTGCGTGTATTGGTTGAAAAACTAGGTGCTTCAGTAAAATGGAATGAGAAAACCAAAAAGGTATCTGTATTGCTGAACAATATAAATATTGAGATGAAAATTAATGATGTGAACGTATCAGTTAACGGCAAGAATGAAAAATTGGATGTGCCGGCAAAACTCATAAATGGCAGAACAATGGTGCCGCTAAGATTTTTAAGTGAGCAGTTCAACTTAAATGTAGATTGGATTAGTAATAAGAAGCTTGTAACCATTAACCACAGCAAACTCATAAGTGTTGAGTGCACTAAATCAGGTGATAAAGCAAGTCTAGAGTTAAAGCTGGATTACTTTAAGAATTATAACATCATAAAATTGTCAGACCCTGAAAGGATTGTAATAGACTTTCCTAATGTAGATACATCTGAAAAACAGGAAGTTTTAAATACTAATAATGGAGTCATAAACACTGTTCGTTATGCGCATTTCAATGACCCAAGTAATGGCATTGATGCTGCAAGAATTGTTCTGGATCTAACAGGTCAATCGAAATATCAAATAAAGAAAACTGATACCGAATTTATAATGACTGTCGAAACAAGTGAAGCTGAAGATTCAGAAACTTCTTCTCTAAACAGAGGGGGAGATAGGAGAATTTTAGATTTGCTCAAAAATATTGCCTATGAAAACAAAGGTGATAGAGTTTCTTTATTTCTAAAGGGAATTTTACTAAATGAAGTTGGTAGTGATGTTAAAAAGTTCTATAGAGAGGTGTATGATGATAATAAGTATACTATAACCTTTTCTACAGACTTGGGGAACGTTGGAACAGGTAAAATGGTGATCGATGATGAGGTGCTTTCATATATAGAAGTTAAAACTGACAAAGCAAAGAAGGAGACAAGCATTATCTTTAATGCAAAAGATAGCTTTTTCTATGAGGTTGTTGCCAGACCGGATGATACGATAAATGATACGGCCATAACGATTTTAAAACCTGCACAGAAGGGTGAAAAGTTAATAGTTATCGATCCAGGCCATGGAGGATATGAGAGTGGAGCTGTTTATAAGGGTGTTTATGAGAAAAACCTCAACCTTGATATTGCACTGAGGCTAAACAAATTATTAAAGAGTAAAAATATTAAAACGTATATTATCAGGCAAGATGATAGTTTTGTTGGTTTGTATGAGAGGGCATACATAGCAAACGACCTTAATGCAAAGCTATTTGTATCTATTCATAATAATGCCTCCGAGATACCTGTATGTGGTACCGAAACTTTATATTTTCCAAGCGGTTCTAATAGTAATGGATTAACTGGACAAGATTTTGCAGAAACGATTCAAAAAAAACTTGTAAATAGGCTGGAAACGAAAAATAGAGGTATAATTGAAAGGCCTAATCTTGTTGTATTGAAGGCTACGAAGATGCCAGCTGTTTTAACTGAAGTCGGTTTTATGACTAATGATAATGAGTTTGCAAAGCTTTGTGAGCCTGAATTTAGACAAAAGGCAGCACAAGCTTTATGTGATGCTATAGTGAGTTCACTGGAAAAAATAAAGTAG